A stretch of DNA from Malus sylvestris chromosome 9, drMalSylv7.2, whole genome shotgun sequence:
CATTAGagggaaaaataataattaagaaCATAATTAAGTGTCTGCATATGTCTGGATGATGAGAGGTGTAGCTGCCCATTTAGTTGGGCACGATTGTGCTAAACTGTAGGTTATTATTTTATCTATTTCAATTAAGTGTCAAGCTTCCATGTTCACTGAAATAaaaatttctatgaaattatatttctacTTGTGCAGAATTCATCTAACAATATTGTAACATGTGAACAAGTTCGTACCTAATTTTGTTCTGTATTGGTTTATTTCACAATATTTCTCATAATCTAAACTGGTTGTCTTTTAAGTTATTATTGAAAGATCATTCTTGTAAATATTAGCATAAACAAGAAGTTGTTTAGTTATCTAATTGTGCAATAattattgataaaaaaataaatatacacATCAATAATCAAAGGCCTAAACATATTTATGATTCAGTGAATTTTTGCATGTAAGATATTTGAAGAGGTACTTAAAAAATGAATGGTTCGGATTAGAAAAATATTTTGTTGAACAAGCTCAAACGAGTGGTTTGCCGTATTAAGACGTTTGAGCACtctatcacacacacacacactcaacAAATGAAGTCCAAATAGCAGCTTTGCTAGAAGAAATGTTTTTACTAGTTCATATTTGCATGGCCTTCTAAAATTACGAATATTGATGAATCAATAATGCTTAATTTGCATGACTACTAGCTAGGGTTAGGATGATCCATGTGCATAGCCGTCACAAAttagtttatttgttttgttaaacCGAATTTATATTTTCCAATTAgtatacattaaaaatagtaTGTAAACACCAACCAAAGGATGACAAGAATATCATGACACACTAATTTCTTATCCATTGGTCGATccatatatatttaataattaGCACAATCATTATAATTAAGTAGCCCTAGCCACGTATGGTGAAGGCATATGCTCTAGCAGCTAGCTAGCTAGAGTTTTGTTCTAGGTTTTGCCGCGTTGCATATTTTAGAACCATTCGATCCATGGACTTGGATAATGCTGGCCAAATATATAGTAACCGCATACGCATGTGCATCGTGTTCTTTGGCTTATGCTTAATCCCAAAGCTAAGCTATTGCTAGCTTGTAGCTAGATTAATTGAACCACCAGGAGACATTAATTGAAGTAGTTCGACCGCTCCAAAATAATCAATCCCGAGCTGAAACGACGTTGTTTGGTATGAAAGGGTTAAGTTTAATTTTGAGGTTTAGCGATAAACGTTTTGAGTTTAGGGTTTAGCAGTATTTAGGATTTattggaaaaagaaattaatgtaTTGAAGTTTGAAACAGCATCATTGTAGACATAAACATCAGATTATCACCAAaaagatgaaaatttgattagaATTCTCACAAAATTTTAGAAGGTTCggttttgattttatttatggTAATTTGCAAAGCGAACTAATACTgcgcatgcatgcatgcagctGAAACATTGCTTCtccccttatttttatttttgaaaaatcattatataatttatactGCTAATAATTTTTGCTGAGAATTAAACAagacataattaattaataagggCTCCGCCAATATATATCCAATCTCAAGCTTGCTTCTGGTATGGTATATATCTCCACCGAAAGTATATGAGTGACAGAAGATGCATGCATCTTTGTCTCTGAGATTGTCCAAGTTTAACGCTTCGTCGGGGTACTATGATATACATAGACATGCATGTTACAAAACATGGCTTAGGAACTTGgaataattatttttctaagACTTGGGAGACGTCAATCATCACTTTGATGGAAACTAGGGTTCATGAATGTCAGAACCAAATCTACCTTATCCCAACATCAAGATCTAATTTGTCCACCCAATTCTCAACCTAAATGGTATTTGTGCAGCTTTTCCAATTCCTTTTACTTTATTTAATATAGGTTTCCTGCCTGGAAACAAGGCCGGCCTAACCACCATGAAACCCTAGAACtagaaaattatataaaaatatgaatTGCCATGTTTGATTGAGCTGTAATCATGAGGAAATTAAGGACCCAATAGCAGTTCACGTATATGATTATCGAACGGCATTGAATTTGGAAAGGTGGGAGGAATAATCCAGGGTGTTTTCCATGGGATAGACGTGATGAAAGGTGGTGGTTTGAGGGATGGCGCTTAGGTGGTGAAATTACAAGAATCATGTGGTTGCATGTGCATAAGTTAGAGAACATGCCCAAAGCAACAAGCTAgcaaacaccaccaatagcTACACTTGGCACCATCCAATTCATTTATCCCCCTATTCCCTTGGAGTCCTTCTGTGAAATTGTCCCTTGTGGTCCCTACCTCTTCATTCTTTCATTAGTTAATTTGCACAAATTATAATGTATTATCCTTAATGGCGCTCAATCCAGTTTCCAGTTTATACCCTATAAAACCCCCCACCCATTGTGCCATTCTGTCATCGTAGTCTTTTCATTTCAGTTTTCACAACCAGACTTAGCACTCGGAAGTTTTAAACTGTGCTTTAAGCCATCGCAGGATCATGGATTCTCAACAGCCTGTCCTTGTTTCCCTTGGTTTAAAGGGCACGGTCCTAGAAAACGAGGGAAAGTCCTACACAAATGGGGCATTGTGGAATATCACAAGGGAAAGTGGTGGAGTGGTTGTGAGGAACAAGAGATCGCCAAGAAGAaggatcttgaagaagaagaagaagaagaagaagacggagACACGCCTACAAAGTGCAGGAAGGCGCAGCAATAATATTGGGATCAAAAGAAGGGTGAAAACTTTGAAGAGACTGATTCCAAACAGTGATGATTCGATGGGGTTGGATGGACTTTTCAGAGACACAGCTGATTACATTTTATCCTTGCAAACTAGAGTCAGGCTTATGCAGATGATGGTTCAAGCATTCGCAGCAGGTTCTGATCTGCAGTGATTGCTCAAAATTCATTTGTGTAAATTAGAGAGTagtattctttattttttatttatttaaaaagatcttctttcttcttctttacttttcttctgtttttcttgtgatttatagtaaTAGAGGTTTGTTTGGAAAGCCCAGATACTTGCTCTAGCTGTCTACAGTTTATAACAGAGCTtgatcattttatgtttaattgtgTTAAAAATAGTAACTTGAGTTGATCATTGTGTAAGTGGTTTAGTGAATGTAGtttacatttatttatgaatctgAATTTTGCCTTATCTGCTTACATATATGTTTGTATTCTTTAGGAAGTTTGCGAAATGAGAAACACTCTTTTTAGCTTCTCACACTTTCATGTgcgaaaagttaaaaaatgtgtgagaagtaaaaaagaatgTGTAAAAATCACCTCTCTAAATGAATAATAATTTATTCTAATGTGTATATTTTGTTCCCGGTTTGATGATTGACTCTATGGTGACGAGTCTAAACTTAAGTTAGATTTCAACCCAAATTGTAATGTGGACTATAATGGGTGATAATTGGCCTCTCAAACATTACTCTGGTACGGGCACATATTTTTCGTTGTGCGATACTTATAAGGCATAGGTATACATTGTCATAGTGGCATCGCGTGCCAATAAGCTAAAGACATGTGGAAGGTTTTcacaccccccccccctcctTGTCCTTATTTTATAAGTACGAGATGTCATGTGAGTGTGAATGTCATGTAAGTTATTCTATTTTGTTGTTTATGATTGACTTGGATAAGATAACTCATTATATTTGAAGAATTAGATGTTTAAATGAAGATAGAAGATAAAATGACCATGAAGAAAAACTCTCTTCCAGTCCGACAATTTTTGTAGAGATTGAAAGGGATTAATTTTCTTCATTGGTAATTCAACTTCTACCTTAACTTGGACCCAAAATACAAGTGGACACCCAAGTGGACCTCTCAATTTTGAACGTTAACATAATCACGATAGTAAATATTAATTTGATCCGTGTTAGAACGATACtctacttatcattttattacTCAACCGATATAGTACAATTGCAAGTATCACAAAATGATCCAATGGCCACTCATTATAGCCTGGTCGTGAGGGTTATTATTAtgggatgaggatcctcttcggatcctctttgtgtgGATTTTAGGGATCCTCACATCCTagccgtttatcgtatatcgtgcgaccagttttcgtcaggtactatttatgtttaattttaaataaaaacattcaAATAATTTCTAACAGCACGATATGCAATCAATAGCTAAAATGTGAAGATATCTAGAATTCCCACCATATTGATCCGAAGGGGTTCCAAATCCACCAGAGATAAGCCCTTATGTGCCATAAACGGGCCGTAAAGGACCAATATACTTTCAACATCCGTGCTCGGCCTCTATAATTGAATAAGTGGGGTAATTTGTAAATAAGAGTGTGTGGTGCTCAAATGGATACGGCGTACACAAATCATTTAGGTGCAAACATAGTTTCTAGAGAAATATCGATCCAAAGTAAAGTTGGGACAAGATTTGCTACAGGCAGTCTTATCCATGCTATTTTATCTATCTTTGCGAGTTGGGTTGGCATTTAGCAATATGCATCAATAAAATAACAAACTTCATAATTTTGTCACAGTAAATGCTTTGCTTTaactaaaacaaattttaaaaaaaatcgcATTAACTAAAAGTTTATGAGATTAATCATAAATAGGTGACTTGAAACATGTAATTCTACTGTTATTTTAACCAGATAAAATATATACTTATCTATCTATATATGTGAGTTAGAATTCAAGACTCATATTTTTGGCACATATTTTGTAAGATTCACTTCGTAAAATTATTTTAACGATCTGAATTGTCTATATTTTATtacatcattcatagatcatctttacaaaaaatTGGACAACTCCAAAACCATTAAAATATTCATTTATAATGAAGAAAATAGATGATACggttctacaaaaaaaaaacactaaacttcATCCAACATTCATATGGCTTCTTATTTCTATCTTTGTTTGGTTAGTACATCATCGAAGCCTTTCCGAAATTTCTACTAGAGCACATTCTCAGAGACTGCTGATCAAAGAATTACCCATCTCATTCACAAATatctaacatatatatattatagacATGATATTTGAGGAAATACCTAAAAGATAGACAgtttatattattaaaatacattacaaatTAGGCCTCACAAAAATATGTGTCAAAAGCGTATCCCCAAATcccatatatattatttatatgcttaaatcataagtattattttggaaaattgATTTTGGTAGCCATCTTATAAAGTCACCAATAAAAATAATCTTCCTCCTAACCTGCACCAGTCTTCTTTGTCCAAAATATCTTAACTGAAATacatttcgacaaaaaaaaaatacatttcgACAATATACAATAACGAcaacatattaataaaataaacgGCCATATACAATATTGATAGTATTATCGAGCTGATTGTAAATTGATATATAATAGTATATTGAGAACATCATCGCTAAAGAGAACTAGAAGTGATTACTGTATTTGCAATGTGAAATTGACTGAACACGATAAGTTCGATGAACCACGACCATGGAATACAACATGTGTTTAGTTGAGTGAAACAAAATGGGATATAATGTTGAGCCAGGCCGACAAATGGCTGAGCAACTTGGGTTTCTGGATTGGAGTAGGATTATCTTCCCTTATCTTTTTATCCCCTTCTATCTCCTCCTttcctattttttattttatctttctatttttattaaaaaaaattaatataaaatattgacgtgactcaGCCGTGACCATTCAAATAGAAATAAAGGAAGTGAAAgaggaaaaatataaaatattgacgtgactcaGCCGTGACCATTCAAATAGAAATAAAGAAAgtgaaagaggaaaaaaaaaaaaaaagagagaatctTACTCCTTCCCGATTTCACAATTTAGGACACAAAAGGTACGTCGGCAGGCACCAACCAAATTAGTACAAAGACGAAAAGATGTCAGCTGCTGCCTCTGCCATCATGTTATGCATTCATGTGAATCAGCTTTGGGGGGCTTCTTTTGGGATCCTGTAATATTTTCCAGATATAGAGTCCGTCGTTCACCAAGGTATGGGGTT
This window harbors:
- the LOC126582330 gene encoding transcription factor UPBEAT1-like — encoded protein: MDSQQPVLVSLGLKGTVLENEGKSYTNGALWNITRESGGVVVRNKRSPRRRILKKKKKKKKTETRLQSAGRRSNNIGIKRRVKTLKRLIPNSDDSMGLDGLFRDTADYILSLQTRVRLMQMMVQAFAAGSDLQ